In Gammaproteobacteria bacterium, a genomic segment contains:
- a CDS encoding pre-peptidase C-terminal domain-containing protein → MRKFSIASILVSTSLVSVSPVFAGTVTERETNDTPGTAQPLAPDSNMRVSPAYMGNSPAMAKDVDFFSINVEANDVVTIDIENGYGAGEPVDTCIAVITPEGRVLRYIDDNNELRVAINDDENTNADLWDSLLKNVVFPASGTYTIGVSNWGRCFQEVTNGYTMESGDMDAGDYELVVTGVSVPAGMQHVNISVKNDHRSGRSPINPKSNGKIPVAILSSESFDATSVNTGSVTFGNTGDENSLENCHSKTVDVNRDGFPDVMCHFRTRDTDFNKYSEEGVLRATLKDGTRIEGRGNLNVVSVKPSRR, encoded by the coding sequence ATGAGAAAGTTTAGCATCGCAAGCATCCTGGTCAGTACCAGCCTGGTTTCTGTATCCCCGGTTTTCGCAGGCACGGTTACAGAACGCGAAACCAATGACACACCCGGCACCGCGCAACCACTTGCACCCGATTCAAACATGAGGGTAAGCCCCGCATACATGGGCAACAGTCCTGCCATGGCCAAAGATGTAGACTTTTTCAGTATCAATGTAGAAGCCAACGACGTCGTCACCATAGACATAGAAAATGGATACGGTGCGGGTGAACCGGTGGATACCTGCATCGCGGTAATAACACCCGAGGGACGGGTACTCCGCTACATTGATGACAACAACGAGTTAAGAGTTGCTATCAACGATGACGAAAACACCAACGCAGATCTCTGGGATTCACTGCTCAAGAATGTAGTATTCCCTGCATCCGGTACTTACACCATCGGTGTCAGCAACTGGGGTCGTTGTTTCCAGGAAGTGACCAACGGCTACACAATGGAATCCGGCGATATGGATGCCGGCGATTATGAACTGGTGGTCACCGGCGTGTCAGTGCCTGCAGGAATGCAACACGTCAACATCTCCGTGAAGAATGACCATCGCTCCGGCCGTAGCCCGATCAACCCAAAGAGCAACGGCAAGATTCCTGTTGCCATTCTTTCATCCGAATCATTTGATGCCACGTCAGTGAATACCGGTTCGGTAACCTTTGGCAATACCGGTGACGAAAACAGCCTGGAGAATTGTCACAGCAAGACCGTCGATGTTAACCGCGATGGATTCCCGGATGTCATGTGCCACTTCCGCACACGTGATACAGACTTCAACAAGTACAGTGAGGAAGGCGTTCTACGTGCAACCCTTAAAGACGGTACTCGTATCGAAGGACGTGGCAACCTGAATGTTGTATCTGTTAAGCCTAGCCGCCGATAA
- a CDS encoding cytochrome b N-terminal domain-containing protein produces the protein MDKIIDIMGQGLKWVDDRYPVMKVWNEHLAKYYAPKNFNFWYYFGSLAMLVLVIQIVSGIFLTMHYKPDTALAFASVEYIMRDVPWGWLMRYLHSTGASFFFIVVYLHMFRGLMYGSYRGPRELLWLIGVVILLALMAEAFMGYLLPWGNMSLWGAQVIISLFGAIPVIGDMLTEFIRGDFVVGDATLNRFFALHVVAVPLALAGLVFVHIVALHKVGSNNPDGIEIKKNKGSDGIPVDGIPFHPYYTVKDIVGVAGFLILYFAVVFFVPEFGGWFLEADNFTPADLLKTPAHIVPLWYFTPYYSLLRACTDMFVVYGLVPLTIIMTLMVLKANQNTMVRAATVGLAAVLMLGYFTLEAKFWGVVLMGMGIVLFAFLPWLDRSPVKSIRYKGWMFKLALAIFVVVFIILGYLGTQPAAGPAVLAAQICTILYLLFFLLMPWYTTWDKTKPEPERVTK, from the coding sequence ATGGACAAGATTATCGATATTATGGGTCAGGGCCTGAAGTGGGTGGATGATCGCTACCCCGTAATGAAGGTCTGGAACGAACACCTGGCCAAGTATTACGCACCGAAGAATTTCAATTTCTGGTATTACTTCGGCTCACTGGCAATGCTGGTTCTGGTTATCCAGATCGTCAGCGGCATCTTTCTGACCATGCACTACAAGCCGGATACGGCGCTGGCTTTTGCTTCGGTTGAGTACATCATGCGTGACGTACCCTGGGGCTGGCTGATGCGTTACCTGCATTCTACCGGTGCGTCTTTCTTCTTTATTGTCGTTTACCTGCATATGTTCCGTGGCCTGATGTATGGATCCTACCGTGGCCCGCGGGAATTGCTGTGGTTGATCGGTGTTGTCATCCTGCTGGCATTGATGGCGGAAGCCTTCATGGGTTACCTGTTGCCGTGGGGCAATATGTCACTGTGGGGCGCGCAGGTAATCATTTCCCTGTTTGGCGCCATTCCGGTTATCGGCGACATGCTGACAGAATTCATTCGTGGCGATTTTGTCGTTGGTGACGCTACGCTGAACCGATTCTTTGCGCTGCATGTTGTTGCTGTACCGCTGGCCCTGGCTGGACTGGTTTTTGTACATATTGTTGCGCTGCATAAAGTCGGTTCCAACAATCCTGATGGCATCGAAATCAAGAAGAACAAGGGCTCTGATGGTATTCCTGTGGATGGTATTCCGTTCCACCCGTATTACACGGTGAAGGATATCGTCGGTGTTGCCGGATTCCTTATTCTGTATTTTGCCGTGGTATTTTTCGTGCCCGAGTTTGGCGGCTGGTTCCTTGAGGCCGACAATTTTACGCCGGCGGACCTGTTGAAGACACCGGCGCATATCGTGCCGTTGTGGTACTTCACACCGTACTACTCATTGCTCCGTGCCTGCACCGACATGTTCGTGGTCTACGGCCTTGTACCGCTGACCATCATCATGACCCTGATGGTGCTCAAGGCAAACCAGAATACGATGGTGCGTGCGGCTACTGTTGGCCTGGCCGCAGTATTGATGCTGGGGTACTTCACTCTCGAAGCCAAGTTCTGGGGTGTGGTGTTGATGGGTATGGGTATTGTGCTGTTTGCTTTCCTGCCGTGGCTGGATCGTTCACCGGTCAAGTCCATTCGTTACAAGGGCTGGATGTTCAAGCTGGCGCTGGCCATATTCGTCGTCGTGTTTATCATTCTGGGTTACCTCGGAACGCAGCCGGCTGCCGGTCCTGCGGTACTGGCTGCACAGATATGCACCATACTGTACCTGTTGTTCTTCCTGTTGATGCCCTGGTACACCACCTGGGACAAGACCAAGCCAGAACCGGAAAGGGTGACAAAATGA
- the petA gene encoding ubiquinol-cytochrome c reductase iron-sulfur subunit — translation MSDEGMNRTRRQLVALTSAVGAVGAGFAAVPFIQSWTPSERARAAGAPVEVDISKLEPGQMMTVEWRSKPVWILRRTPEMLAGLEKLNATVTDPDSTNADQPGYVAGVERSIKSEYLVLVGICTHLGCSPQTPIKAGAVAAFALGDDWPGGFFCPCHGSKFDLSGRVYKNVPAPTNLPVPPHKYLSDTRLLIGVDQDSDKA, via the coding sequence ATGAGTGACGAAGGAATGAACCGCACTCGCCGACAGCTCGTGGCTTTGACCTCAGCAGTGGGCGCAGTAGGTGCCGGATTCGCCGCCGTGCCATTCATCCAGAGCTGGACGCCAAGTGAGCGTGCCCGTGCTGCTGGCGCACCGGTAGAAGTTGATATCAGTAAATTGGAACCCGGTCAGATGATGACTGTTGAGTGGCGTAGCAAGCCTGTGTGGATTTTGCGCCGTACCCCGGAAATGCTGGCTGGGCTGGAAAAGCTCAATGCCACGGTTACTGATCCCGATTCCACGAATGCCGACCAGCCGGGATATGTTGCCGGTGTCGAGCGTTCCATTAAATCCGAGTACCTGGTGCTGGTTGGTATCTGTACCCACCTGGGATGCTCGCCACAGACTCCGATCAAGGCCGGTGCTGTTGCCGCGTTTGCGTTGGGCGATGACTGGCCGGGTGGCTTCTTCTGCCCATGCCATGGTTCCAAGTTTGATTTGTCCGGTCGCGTCTACAAGAACGTTCCGGCACCAACCAACTTGCCTGTTCCGCCACACAAATACCTGTCTGATACCCGCCTGCTGATTGGCGTGGATCAGGATAGCGACAAGGCTTAA
- the tatC gene encoding twin-arginine translocase subunit TatC gives MTDNQPDYEAEGSFFSHLLELRNRLLYALAGVFAIFLPLIVYSQELYNILAQPLLSVLPKGASMIATEVASPFLTPLRLAFIVSLVASIPWILYQAWAFVAPGLYRHERRLVIPLLASSTLLFYGGMAFAYFVVFPLVFEFFTKVAPEGVQIMTDIKAYLDFVFAMFIAFGIAFELPVAILLLTYAGVIEPESLADKRPYVLIGVFAVAMLLTPPDVISQTLLAIPMMLLFEVGLFFARRIGKRKPDDDSESLDLENEIRKFDEEIDEK, from the coding sequence ATGACTGACAATCAACCTGATTACGAAGCGGAAGGCAGTTTCTTTTCGCACCTGCTCGAGTTGCGTAACCGCTTGCTGTATGCGTTGGCAGGCGTGTTTGCGATATTTTTGCCATTGATAGTTTATTCCCAGGAGTTGTACAACATTCTGGCCCAGCCGCTGCTGAGTGTTTTGCCCAAGGGCGCCAGCATGATCGCAACAGAAGTGGCGTCACCGTTTCTGACTCCACTCCGGTTGGCGTTTATTGTATCCCTTGTTGCTTCCATACCCTGGATTCTTTACCAGGCATGGGCATTTGTCGCGCCCGGCCTGTACCGCCATGAACGGCGCCTGGTTATACCGTTGCTGGCCTCCAGTACGCTGCTGTTCTATGGTGGTATGGCATTTGCCTACTTTGTTGTGTTCCCGCTGGTGTTCGAATTTTTCACCAAGGTGGCGCCGGAAGGCGTGCAGATCATGACCGACATCAAGGCGTATCTTGATTTTGTCTTTGCAATGTTTATCGCCTTTGGCATTGCTTTTGAATTACCGGTCGCGATCCTGCTTTTGACCTATGCCGGGGTTATCGAGCCGGAATCCCTTGCCGACAAGCGCCCCTACGTCCTGATAGGCGTGTTTGCGGTCGCGATGCTGTTGACGCCACCGGATGTGATTTCCCAAACCCTGCTGGCCATTCCGATGATGTTGTTGTTTGAAGTGGGCCTGTTCTTTGCGCGAAGGATTGGCAAGCGCAAACCCGACGATGATTCAGAAAGCCTGGATCTTGAAAACGAGATCCGGAAATTCGATGAAGAGATTGATGAAAAATAG
- a CDS encoding Do family serine endopeptidase → MPWRQSLAFLMRAVILGLAFSFVIITIWPKLVLERHLTGPDQQAQTPAQTASPTLPAGRDVSGPVSYSDAVDRASPAVVNINTAKVVTVRQHSFFDDPIFRRFFGRDLDNLIGKPRQQLQTSLGSGVLLSSKGYIVTNNHVIQGADTIQVSLRDGRTAKAKLVGSDPETDLAVLKIELDKLPSIQVGDSGKLRVGDVVLAIGNPFGVGQTVTLGIVSATGRNKLGINRFENFIQTDAAINPGNSGGALIDARGNLIGINTAIFSKSGGSQGIGFAIPVALSQEVLADIIKHGRPVRGWLGVEGDPVTDEIARALDLEKTEGIVVVGVLRNGPAHKAGIEPGDVIIAVDGKPVVGAHETLLAISRHRPGTRIKLDIIRDGKKQPIEATVIERPTERPDNK, encoded by the coding sequence ATGCCTTGGCGCCAATCACTCGCTTTTCTGATGCGGGCCGTTATTCTCGGCCTCGCATTTTCATTCGTAATTATCACGATCTGGCCCAAGTTGGTGCTGGAACGGCACCTGACCGGACCCGATCAACAGGCGCAGACGCCAGCACAAACAGCATCGCCAACCCTGCCCGCAGGTCGTGACGTCAGCGGGCCCGTGTCCTACTCCGACGCGGTGGATCGCGCATCTCCGGCAGTGGTCAACATCAATACCGCCAAGGTGGTCACGGTTCGCCAACACTCATTCTTCGACGACCCGATATTTCGCCGCTTTTTCGGGCGCGACCTGGACAACCTTATTGGCAAGCCCAGACAACAGCTACAGACCAGCCTTGGTTCAGGCGTTCTGCTCAGTTCCAAGGGCTACATAGTGACCAATAATCACGTCATCCAGGGTGCCGATACCATCCAGGTGTCCTTGCGCGACGGGCGCACCGCCAAGGCCAAGCTGGTAGGTAGCGACCCGGAAACCGACCTCGCTGTTCTGAAAATCGAGCTGGACAAGCTGCCAAGTATCCAGGTGGGCGACTCCGGCAAATTGCGCGTGGGTGACGTAGTACTGGCCATAGGCAACCCGTTTGGCGTTGGCCAGACTGTCACCCTGGGCATAGTCAGCGCCACCGGCCGTAACAAGCTGGGAATTAACAGGTTTGAAAACTTCATCCAGACCGATGCCGCCATCAATCCCGGAAACTCCGGCGGCGCGCTGATTGATGCTCGTGGTAACCTGATCGGCATCAATACCGCCATTTTCTCCAAATCCGGTGGATCACAAGGCATCGGCTTCGCCATCCCCGTCGCGCTCAGCCAGGAAGTGCTGGCCGATATCATCAAACACGGACGACCGGTACGCGGTTGGCTCGGTGTCGAAGGCGACCCGGTCACTGATGAAATTGCCAGGGCGCTGGACCTGGAAAAAACCGAAGGCATTGTCGTGGTTGGCGTTCTGCGAAACGGTCCCGCACACAAAGCGGGCATTGAACCGGGCGACGTCATTATCGCCGTTGACGGCAAACCGGTAGTGGGTGCTCACGAAACCTTGCTGGCCATCTCAAGGCATCGGCCCGGAACCCGCATCAAGCTCGACATTATTCGTGACGGGAAGAAGCAGCCAATCGAAGCAACGGTCATTGAACGGCCCACTGAAAGACCTGACAACAAGTAA
- the tatB gene encoding Sec-independent protein translocase protein TatB: MFDIGFWELVLISVLALIVLGPKRLPEAARFAGKWVARIRNFIASVKDDFDEQLKSEELAELRKLKEELTRARDNLNQSSAEIAQTLNQPVSPEPDYLIDAIEGKTANSEEPVKTEAVGQVGEDASDTKHPKDR; the protein is encoded by the coding sequence ATGTTTGATATCGGTTTCTGGGAGCTGGTGCTGATCTCTGTATTGGCGCTGATTGTTCTTGGACCCAAACGCCTGCCTGAAGCCGCACGCTTTGCCGGCAAGTGGGTGGCGCGAATCCGGAATTTTATCGCCTCGGTCAAGGATGATTTTGATGAACAGCTCAAATCCGAGGAGTTGGCCGAACTACGAAAACTCAAGGAAGAATTAACCCGGGCGCGAGATAACCTGAACCAGTCTTCCGCCGAGATTGCCCAGACCCTGAACCAGCCTGTATCACCGGAACCGGACTACCTTATCGATGCCATCGAAGGAAAGACTGCGAATAGCGAAGAGCCTGTCAAAACCGAGGCCGTCGGCCAGGTCGGCGAAGACGCTTCCGATACAAAGCATCCCAAAGACCGATGA
- the tatA gene encoding Sec-independent protein translocase subunit TatA yields the protein MGISIWQLLILLAVVVLVFGTRKLRNVGGDLGGAIKSFKQAVKEESDSKTQVEDKSSRVIDGESSPAENKDNSKV from the coding sequence ATGGGTATTAGTATCTGGCAATTATTGATTCTGCTGGCCGTGGTGGTCCTGGTATTCGGTACCCGGAAACTGCGTAATGTTGGTGGCGATCTCGGTGGCGCCATCAAGAGTTTCAAGCAGGCTGTGAAGGAAGAGTCAGACAGCAAAACGCAAGTGGAAGACAAGTCCAGTCGCGTTATTGATGGAGAGTCTTCACCTGCTGAAAACAAAGACAATTCCAAAGTCTGA